The nucleotide window TAAGTCAAGTTGTTATAATTACAGTGTCCGCTTGTCGCTACTTCGATGCAAAGGAAATTCGAAGACTGACTACTATGAAAGGCCTCTGGCCACACTTGACGTCGACGCAACAAAAATGGCCGAGCGCCGAAATACTGCTAGCAAGATGGCTGACAACTTATTTCCGCCGGATATTGCGAAAACTATAAGAGCACACTCTACTGGACAATTTTCTTGGCATTTATCGTTCCTATTATTCTCATCCTAATAGACTTTAAAACTTAGATTTATATCTGAtacataatattgaaattaaatttgtgaaCTTATTCGTGTTACCCATTCAATTTACTGGTTATTAATACCTATGTTCAAGATGGCTATATTCAGATTCCAAAACGGATTATATAGCTAGGTTCAgactttaatataaaaaattataatatcaaattaaaaagaacatttaatatatttccaaattttttaattttaaagaggAAAtggattatataaaatataggtattgaaataaataaatttacacatAAAGCAATGTTATTTTAGTGTTTTTATTGTACAAGTTCCAAAATTTAATCAGCATTTAATCTAATCGTCTTTCTTGGTGTCGGTTTTTCCTCCTCTGATTCTTCCGGTACGACGCGCAGCAATAAGACCAATCTTACGACCAGCGCTTGTTCCACGTTTAACTGTGGATGCTTTACCAATATGTTGATGGTTACCACCACCGTGGGGATGCTCAACAGGGTTCATAGCAACACCACGAacctaaaaattgtttaaagtgTTTTAAAAACGATGCATTAACGGGATTAacttctaataaatattaaggtGACTCAGTAAAAATTttctacaataaattattcaggtTTCAAATGTCTAAAAACATCATAGTCGAATATTAAAgcataatatcaaatattaaaatttatacatatCATTAAATACTGTACCTTGGGCCAGCAATTCCTCTTTGCCTTGTATTTGTGATAAGCACGACCAGCTTTAAGAATTGGCTTGTCAATTCTTCCACCACCAGCAACAATGCCAACCATTGCTCTGTTGTTGGATGGAATGACCTTCTTAGCTCCAGATGGAAGTTTCACTCTAGTTTTCTTTGTATCAGGATTGTGGGCTATAACTGTAGCATAATTTCCAGACGCCCTAGCCAATCTGCCTCTATCACCAGTCTTTTCTTCCAAATTACAAACAATGGTACCTTCGGGCATCTGACCAACAGGCATCACGTTTCCAATCTGAAGATTTGCTGAAATACACATTTCCATATTCCTTCATAAAATTACAATGTTCGAtgcaacaaatattttaacatttattcatttaccttTCTTTCCACAATAAAGAAATTGTCCAGTGTACATTCCTTCAGGggcaataaataattctttacgcGTCTTAAACTTGTAGGGGTCACGGAAATGAACAACAGCTAAAGGTGCTCCACGACCAGGGTCATGAAGAATATCCTatacaaagaaaaaattattatataaaacatgtcATTTATTGTGAATGttcctttttaatataaatacattttcagaAAGAGCCTCTAATATTTACTTCAGTTTCAATCAGAGCAAATTTAATAGAATTCATCATAAATGTTTTAacataatatacatttaaaagcTTTAAAATTTTCTACATTCAGAAAATTATACAAACCTTCACAACACCCTTGATATACCCATGCCTTTCAGAATAATCCAGAGAACGAAGTTTAGGTGCTCCCTTTCTTCTTTTCGTGTGGGATCTAAAGACAGACCCAGCACCCTTACGCTGAGCACGAATTACTCGACCCATGGTTTAAAACCTGCACAAAAGTAATTGAACACGTTCAAACACTTGTTTATTGAAGCACCTACAGTAACACGAAACGTGACACTATGCTGGTTGGCACAATATAACCTTAAAACAGGAcaactgaaatatataacacaatttttctaaaatttatctaaaaatatttgtGGAAACATGTAAAGAATCGATTGAACTTCTTTAATTACAACATCTTTATGTTGGatgcattttaattttacaGAATTAAGACGATTTTAGCAAGGAAACAAATAACACATCTCATACCAAGTGAACCGATATCAAACAGAGAAAGACGCAGCCGGAAATCGctacattttacaatttttaagttGGTTGCACTGCGTCCGCCAATAtagtcaatttaaaaatatgttgtaTTTAAGtacttattacaaataaatatatttcatagtaattttaatgaattagtaaaaaattataaaaattaaacttaaattttattttagatatattATTCTCTCTTGTATACGTCTTATCAATGCTCATAtcgtttagaaaaattgattcattgcttattttaataatgttattcaaggtatacaatattttcaaaaatttatgttATGTTAATGTTTTTGATGTAGCAGAAGTTATAGAAAGTATTTTTGCATAGTATCAGGTATATCTCATCTGTGATAGTATCATTAtagatttaagaaaaatataaagctttaataatatttttgggATTAAGGAATGATAGATATGTATGCAGATGATCAAACGAATAAAAAGTTGTATAAACATCGAGTAATTGATATAGGCTGATACAAATAATGATTGAAGAAAAGGTGTTAACTAAGAaatttagtttagttttatgTGCTCTTTTATATGAAGGATGCGTTTATAAGCATAATAGATAAATTTTTTGGAAATTAAGAATCTAATTTTTGATTATTCTAATGTAAAgcatttttgaatataaataacttCTTTACAAGTGTTATTTCGAAACATTATATAATCTACAGTActcaatttctttgtttcaataaattaaaaagggtATTAATATTAAGGAAATTCAAAAGATATAAGGTGTACAATCATAAGTAACATAAATGCAGTGAACAATTTGAAGAGTAAACAAGATTTATttgatcaataaaataatatgtttgttctgcatttaaaaaatagaaacactATAATCAAACATCATTTTTTGGTACATCCTGAAACAACTGTAaaatttcttcttccttttcacTCTCTATCGATAAATGTTCTTGAGAGACTTCTATCATATCAAGATTGTTTTGTTGATTTTGGTGATCATTTCCAGAGggatctattttatttaattgagaaTCATCAGTTTCTTTACTGAGAATTGGTGATGTTGATTTCATTTCACTATCTATACTTTTTGCTGTATCCTTTAAAATTAGCTCCATTTCAGCCTCGTCTAATGATTTATCTGGAATTTCCATGAGTTCTtcattttctattctattttcttgtactgtaagtttattaaataattttgcattGATTTGTTCTGACTGTAAGTcatctgaaatattttcattaatatttatatcactAGTTTTTAGAGTAGATTTAACTGATTTATCTAGATGTAAATCTactatttttaatcttttatttgaaGATGGTATCATATCTTCatctaaaatattttcctcgGGATGAGAATTTCCTTCATTGTTTGTATTTGATGATAGTTCTGTATCTTGGACTATCACATTTTCAGCATCGACTGAAACTGTATCTTGAATTACCACATTTTCAGTATCAACTGAATATGTATCTTCTGTCTCTCTATGCTCTGCACTTCGATTTTCAGCAACAAATTCCTTCTGTattattctgaaaaatattatttttaatttataacttattttaataaatcaaaataagacTTATTAAGGTACTGAAATTTATATAGGAAagtaaatagatatatataactTACTCTACTTGAGTTAATTGTATGGATGGCGCATGGGGATGTACAATTTTATCTAATTCTGCTAATGCAATTTTTGCTTCTTGCGTAATGTTCAAGTTAGTGTCGTGTAAagccatttcaaatatttgtaaagaATATTGTGTAGGCAAAGGCACTGAACAATGCGGATTAATTTGTAAAGCTCTCAAAAGTCTTAGTAATTGCAAACGGCAATcagaattttctttataaaatttctgCTCTACAGAACTCAAGTAACAGTCATATAAAAGAGGTATTATCATATTTTGTATTGTCTGTGAACATtatcattatgtaaaatattgaattaaagtaAAAGCTGCAAAAATATAAACAGcttactttaaaaaatgtttgcttCAAACAAGTTCCaccattgaaaaatatattttgcaacACAGTAAGAGACCCTTTACATATATCTGTgtctaaataatattctttgctGGACGTCAATCCATTACCTAAATATGTACCTTTCTCATATTGACTATCTCGAAGACGTTTCAATGCTCTTTTTGATAAATTGTGAGTTTTTTGTATCTACaataaaagtttgaaatatgtttttattaatattaaatatgtttttattgtattatttaattttgcagtttattaattaaaacagattTCAATTTAACTTGAACTTACAGTTAATAAAACACAATCTTTTTCTGGTACAATATCTTTTAACATAGAAGGAAGATATTCATCAGCAATTGTCTCTATACCTGACAGTGAGTTAGTATTCACTAGCCAAGATGTAAGACACTTATAAACAGATATTCGTACATTTTTGAATGGTTTATCACCACTCAGggttattttatcttttaaaacTGTTTCAGTCCATTGTAATGATTgaagaaataattgtaatattgttgACCCAAACGGTATTAACTGCTCCTTGAATCTAAGTATTTTAAgttaatgaatttcaatttaaatattatttaagtacTTCTTTTTGTATGAACATATTCTTACCCATTTATTAATGCATCCAACACATTAAACAAAGCAATGTGCAACTGTGGTAATATAAGATACAACATTTGTTCTTtaacagaattttgtttttttagatTTGAAGGTTGTATTGCTAATCCTctacataaaactttcaaaatctCATTGGGTAATACTGAATTCTTTTTATCAAATccactttaaaatataaattatttaaagattAACATCTTTTCCAAGacatatgtattaataaaaatatatgtaataatattgtttacttaccgtaacatacaagataaatAAGAACACAGATTTAAAAATCTTCGCTTTTGTTTGaagtaaaattgaataatattttcttcagatATATTCGGTAAATCTAATTTATCCCAAATTCTTACATTTTGTAGTTCTATCaaattagaaaacaatatgTCCATTATAGTatgtaaattattacaaataagcGCTTGGTGATATAACCATCCAGTATAAGTGGGCTTTGAAACTGGTGGTTTAAATGAACGTTCTGTAGCTTTAGCTAAAAGCGCATAACATCTTGCACTAGAATTAACTACATTTTCTTGAGTGGAATCAATTTGTGGTAGTATTAGACTTTTCAAAGTTACCTGCAATAgtaagataattaatatttattgtgcaatttattttaacactataaAGAAACTTCATCTTGGAAACTTACTTGGAAACGCTCACATACTTCAGGATATTGATGTAATAACACggcaattaaataatatactgaACCACAATGTTTTTCTGAATCTAAATTCCCAATAGCATTTACAAGTTGTTTCACATTTTGCATAGATACTTGTTTCTGTATTTCAGGAATCTCCTttgtttgtataattaattgtcCAAGCACTTTGCAAGAGATATTCAACTCTTGTGGAACACTATGAATACTTTCTAATACTTGTGTGGCTTTTGACATCCATAGGATgctatattttaaaagtatatctTTTGAACATTGTGACAAACTCTTATCTAAAATTACTAAACCGTTATATCTTGTGTGAGCTCgatttaagtaattattaatagttgATATAATTACACTTTGTGCTTCGTCAacctaaaataaaaataatataattaaagatgttaaattaattttttaactgaaaatagtaaaattatgttaaaagtTATTGAGAATCTAAGATCCTAAACTAAGAAGGTATTTCAGATTTCTTTTTACTTCTTCTATATTAAATGGTATATCTCCATTAGAACATATTAAGTCCTGTAACAGTTGCTCGTATTCCTTTGAACTGTggtcataaaaattaattaattccattattGTTGccattgttttttaatatatatcacTACACGTTTTTCTGATGGTTCTGTTGATGAGGTTAAGTACGCAAACACTATATAGAATTCAACAGTAGGTAATACACTATATATGTACAAGTAGATAATAGAGACtactacatttttttattctaatttatgcattattgttaataatagctgtattttactggaaataagatttttcagaatataagaaatattttttagaaaattattacttaagTGATACacgtttatacaaataaaaaacaattaattattttaatggattaaaataatatgtgcattgcatatatataatatatatttatatttacaataggTATACATATATTGTGTATACAATTTGAtacattaaaattcttatttattttcatattatatggtacataataattttcatttgtttgtttaaatatttttattagattcaaaCAATATTCTCCATGATTTTTACTTATTGAATTTACCATTAACTATACGAATTcgctattatattttaataaggaTAAATAAAAgcattcacttttgtttataaagctttatacaTTCCTAATATTCCTTTTTAAATATCTGTGTAGGTTTCCATAAATCGTACATTTATTATTAGAGTTATGTACAGTCAGAGCTTAACAAACTCCGTGAATCTTTTACGCAACGCGATTGGCCTCAATCGCAAAAggaattattatgtaattttgtGGTACACTCGGTGGTGACGGTAGGTATAATTTTTCTCCTTCTATGAATGCATTCgatcatataataaataaatctgatATCCTCTTTGCACTAGATATGTTTCgctaatatttcttataatttgcAGAATTTATACAGCAGGGATCCTTAATGGAAGGGAAGTAAAAGCAAAAATGGGAAAGtgaatatgtaaaaattaaaaaattctttagaaaattaatattcttaagtAAAAACATGTGTACACTCTGTTTATTAATTATGCATACAAAGAAAAGTGCAAAAAAGTGAACAATATTATAACATGTATGAAtggtatattgaaaaatacaaaattttataaattagtcatgaaaagtaagaaataaataaaaatgtatttttccatttaacattttctctgttaaaattagaataaaagttttaccaattagttttttatttcgcgtattttgtttt belongs to Nomia melanderi isolate GNS246 chromosome 12, iyNomMela1, whole genome shotgun sequence and includes:
- the RpL8 gene encoding ribosomal protein L8; the encoded protein is MGRVIRAQRKGAGSVFRSHTKRRKGAPKLRSLDYSERHGYIKGVVKDILHDPGRGAPLAVVHFRDPYKFKTRKELFIAPEGMYTGQFLYCGKKANLQIGNVMPVGQMPEGTIVCNLEEKTGDRGRLARASGNYATVIAHNPDTKKTRVKLPSGAKKVIPSNNRAMVGIVAGGGRIDKPILKAGRAYHKYKAKRNCWPKVRGVAMNPVEHPHGGGNHQHIGKASTVKRGTSAGRKIGLIAARRTGRIRGGKTDTKKDD
- the LOC116426177 gene encoding proline-, glutamic acid- and leucine-rich protein 1 — protein: MATIMELINFYDHSSKEYEQLLQDLICSNGDIPFNIEEVDEAQSVIISTINNYLNRAHTRYNGLVILDKSLSQCSKDILLKYSILWMSKATQVLESIHSVPQELNISCKVLGQLIIQTKEIPEIQKQVSMQNVKQLVNAIGNLDSEKHCGSVYYLIAVLLHQYPEVCERFQVTLKSLILPQIDSTQENVVNSSARCYALLAKATERSFKPPVSKPTYTGWLYHQALICNNLHTIMDILFSNLIELQNVRIWDKLDLPNISEENIIQFYFKQKRRFLNLCSYLSCMLRGFDKKNSVLPNEILKVLCRGLAIQPSNLKKQNSVKEQMLYLILPQLHIALFNVLDALINGFKEQLIPFGSTILQLFLQSLQWTETVLKDKITLSGDKPFKNVRISVYKCLTSWLVNTNSLSGIETIADEYLPSMLKDIVPEKDCVLLTIQKTHNLSKRALKRLRDSQYEKGTYLGNGLTSSKEYYLDTDICKGSLTVLQNIFFNGGTCLKQTFFKTIQNMIIPLLYDCYLSSVEQKFYKENSDCRLQLLRLLRALQINPHCSVPLPTQYSLQIFEMALHDTNLNITQEAKIALAELDKIVHPHAPSIQLTQVEIIQKEFVAENRSAEHRETEDTYSVDTENVVIQDTVSVDAENVIVQDTELSSNTNNEGNSHPEENILDEDMIPSSNKRLKIVDLHLDKSVKSTLKTSDININENISDDLQSEQINAKLFNKLTVQENRIENEELMEIPDKSLDEAEMELILKDTAKSIDSEMKSTSPILSKETDDSQLNKIDPSGNDHQNQQNNLDMIEVSQEHLSIESEKEEEILQLFQDVPKNDV